One genomic window of Luteitalea pratensis includes the following:
- a CDS encoding AraC family transcriptional regulator, translating to MHAWSLPYLLAFVERRGADASMMRRLPGLLAADDPDARAPEHVVEAAWSLAAELTRDDAIGILVAESLPRGALDLVEYAFRSSASLGDGLERLARYGRVLSDRVAARTEANDEALLLMVDDVGRTRLHPARTEFALAIAMQLARDGTGHELVPRRVCFRHPAPADDHEHRRFFGTRARFSAGSNSLLLNARDARRPLRDADEALAAIVRRRLERVLALQDARSTGPLSGRVRRVLVESLGRTSVTPDTMAEALGTTRRTLSRRLAAEGTSFRDLHDDVRAEFARVMLGDQGSSVADVAFFLDYSERAAFHRAFRRWTGQTPGEFQHA from the coding sequence GTGCACGCCTGGTCGTTGCCGTACCTGCTGGCCTTTGTCGAGCGGCGAGGCGCGGACGCGTCGATGATGCGGCGGTTGCCCGGGTTGTTGGCGGCCGACGACCCTGATGCCCGCGCTCCCGAGCATGTCGTCGAAGCGGCATGGAGCCTGGCGGCGGAGCTGACGCGCGACGACGCGATCGGCATCCTGGTCGCGGAGTCGCTGCCGCGCGGCGCCCTCGATCTCGTCGAGTACGCGTTCCGTTCGAGCGCATCGCTCGGTGACGGACTCGAGCGGCTCGCCCGATACGGCCGGGTGCTCAGCGACCGTGTCGCGGCCCGCACCGAAGCCAACGACGAGGCGCTGCTCCTGATGGTGGACGATGTCGGGCGCACCCGCCTCCATCCCGCCCGCACCGAGTTCGCTCTCGCGATCGCCATGCAGCTCGCTCGTGATGGCACCGGGCACGAACTCGTCCCGAGGCGGGTCTGTTTCAGACACCCTGCTCCCGCCGACGACCATGAGCACCGCCGCTTCTTCGGGACCCGCGCGCGCTTCAGCGCCGGCAGCAACTCCCTGCTGCTGAACGCACGCGACGCACGGCGGCCGCTGCGCGACGCCGACGAAGCCCTGGCCGCCATCGTCCGGCGCCGGCTCGAACGTGTGCTGGCGCTGCAGGATGCTCGTTCGACCGGGCCGCTGAGTGGGCGCGTGCGACGGGTGCTCGTCGAGTCGCTTGGCCGGACGTCGGTGACGCCGGACACCATGGCCGAGGCGCTCGGCACGACCCGGCGCACGCTCAGCCGCCGATTGGCGGCCGAGGGTACGAGCTTTCGCGATTTGCACGATGACGTGCGGGCCGAGTTCGCACGGGTCATGCTCGGAGACCAGGGCTCGAGTGTCGCCGACGTCGCGTTCTTCCTCGACTATTCGGAACGGGCGGCGTTCCATCGCGCATTCCGGCGGTGGACCGGCCAGACGCCAGGCGAGTTCCAGCACGCGTGA
- a CDS encoding ABC transporter permease, producing the protein MKSPSLLRLRLRSLFRRRLVDRDLDDELRHHVDLLIEGHIEAGLSPVDARHRAIREMGALTSPIEACRDARGLTWFDDALKDVRYAGRTLRGSATLTATIIAVLALGIGASTTIFAFANAVLLRPLPYPSPGRIVVLHERALDVPAPLNVHPQNFVEWRSRSGVFESLVLVQTPPLNVMGTEGAEQVSRMMATSDLFRVFGVVPALGRGFIDADTRPGGPQVAVLGYAFWQRWFGGDPGVLGRELRLPAGSLTVIGVAPRGFKIGGDEPAVFTPLVLDPANPGAAGSRAFQCYGRLNANVTLAGAQGEMTAIATGLRQVYPMDKDMGVAVSSLHEYLSRETRPALHLMLGVVLAVLAIAGVNIAGLLMARSADRRAEFALRVALGARRGRLVRQVVTESLLLSLAGGLAGVALAWWLTRALSTLAALAFPVDAFGAVTLDTWAIVYALGTSVIIAVAFGLVPAIEASHAQPDAVLRTGGRGASADRHTRRARFVLVIAQVAVSVMLLVGAGLLFRTLVNLTRLELGFEPTRTLTMGVFLGVRPPEARIAALDAILGRVASVPGVVAAGTIQFPPLRGMTCGTGFWHGAQAGARSPADSRPTSCGLVSRGYFAAMGIPVLAGRDFAETDRPSSPRVVIVDRTFARKYFPGRDAIGQRILVDGSNASLAEIIGIVGEVRHSGLMSEPIPTVYALHAQSPGYITTVVVRTSGDAGTMAGAIRRAIHEADPLQAVSAVRTVEEDVAKVLARPRLQAWLVAGAALLSIVLATVGVYGLVAHVIAQQRREFAIRVALGATRGVIAEQVLWQGGRLVCVGVIAGVVGAVAAGRFASSYLFGITNRDPLTYAAAIVVTIAAAMLAVAVVARRAALVDPSCALRSS; encoded by the coding sequence GTGAAATCGCCTTCACTCCTCCGCCTGCGGTTGCGATCGCTGTTCCGGCGACGGCTGGTGGACCGCGATCTCGATGACGAACTGCGGCACCATGTCGACCTCCTGATCGAGGGCCACATCGAGGCCGGCCTGTCGCCCGTCGACGCACGACACCGCGCCATTCGAGAAATGGGCGCACTGACGAGCCCGATCGAGGCGTGCCGCGACGCGCGCGGTCTGACGTGGTTCGACGATGCCCTCAAGGACGTGCGATACGCCGGTCGGACGTTGCGCGGCAGCGCCACGCTCACCGCGACGATCATCGCCGTCCTGGCGCTGGGCATCGGGGCGAGTACCACGATCTTCGCCTTTGCCAATGCGGTGCTGCTGCGCCCGCTTCCATACCCGTCGCCAGGCCGGATCGTGGTGTTGCACGAGCGCGCGCTCGATGTTCCTGCACCACTGAACGTGCATCCGCAGAACTTCGTCGAGTGGCGTTCCCGGTCCGGGGTGTTCGAGTCGCTCGTCCTCGTGCAGACGCCGCCCCTGAACGTGATGGGCACGGAGGGCGCCGAACAGGTCAGCCGCATGATGGCGACGTCGGATCTGTTCCGCGTGTTCGGTGTCGTCCCTGCGCTCGGGCGCGGCTTCATCGATGCCGACACGCGACCGGGCGGACCGCAGGTGGCAGTCCTTGGATACGCGTTCTGGCAGCGCTGGTTCGGCGGCGACCCCGGCGTGCTGGGCCGTGAACTCCGCCTTCCCGCCGGCTCGCTCACCGTGATCGGTGTGGCTCCGCGCGGCTTCAAGATCGGCGGCGACGAGCCGGCCGTCTTCACGCCGCTCGTCCTGGATCCCGCCAACCCCGGCGCGGCCGGATCGCGCGCCTTCCAGTGTTACGGCCGGCTGAACGCGAACGTCACCCTTGCCGGCGCGCAAGGCGAGATGACCGCCATTGCGACTGGTCTGCGCCAGGTGTACCCGATGGACAAGGACATGGGCGTGGCGGTCTCGAGCCTGCACGAGTACCTGTCGCGGGAGACACGACCGGCGCTGCACCTGATGCTGGGCGTCGTGCTCGCGGTGCTGGCGATCGCGGGCGTGAACATCGCTGGGCTGCTGATGGCACGGAGCGCCGATCGCCGCGCCGAGTTCGCGCTACGGGTCGCGCTGGGCGCCCGGCGCGGACGCCTCGTCCGCCAGGTCGTCACCGAGAGTCTCCTGCTCTCGCTGGCCGGTGGCCTGGCCGGCGTCGCGCTCGCGTGGTGGCTGACGCGCGCGCTTTCCACGCTGGCAGCGCTCGCGTTTCCGGTCGACGCCTTTGGTGCGGTGACACTGGACACCTGGGCCATCGTCTACGCGTTGGGCACGTCGGTCATCATCGCGGTGGCCTTCGGGCTCGTGCCGGCGATCGAGGCAAGCCATGCGCAACCGGACGCCGTGCTGCGCACAGGTGGCCGTGGCGCGAGCGCCGATCGTCACACCAGGCGGGCAAGGTTCGTGCTCGTGATCGCACAGGTCGCCGTCTCCGTGATGCTGCTGGTCGGGGCAGGCCTCCTGTTTCGCACGCTGGTGAACCTGACGCGTCTCGAACTTGGCTTCGAGCCGACGCGGACGCTCACGATGGGGGTGTTCCTGGGCGTGCGGCCGCCGGAGGCCCGCATCGCCGCGCTCGATGCGATCCTCGGGCGGGTTGCCTCGGTACCCGGTGTCGTTGCGGCCGGCACGATCCAGTTTCCACCGTTGCGCGGCATGACGTGCGGCACGGGCTTCTGGCACGGCGCGCAGGCTGGCGCGCGAAGCCCCGCCGACAGCCGCCCAACCTCCTGCGGGCTCGTGAGTCGTGGGTACTTCGCGGCCATGGGCATCCCCGTACTCGCCGGCCGTGACTTCGCGGAGACCGACCGCCCGTCGAGTCCACGGGTCGTGATCGTCGACCGCACGTTCGCCCGGAAGTACTTCCCCGGTCGCGACGCAATTGGACAGCGCATCCTCGTCGACGGCTCGAATGCCTCGCTGGCCGAGATCATCGGCATCGTCGGCGAGGTACGGCATTCGGGACTGATGTCGGAACCCATCCCCACCGTCTATGCCCTGCATGCGCAAAGCCCCGGATACATCACCACGGTGGTCGTGCGTACCAGTGGTGATGCAGGCACCATGGCCGGCGCCATTCGACGTGCCATCCACGAAGCTGATCCTTTGCAGGCGGTCTCGGCGGTGAGGACTGTCGAAGAGGACGTGGCGAAGGTCCTTGCGCGGCCGCGGTTGCAGGCGTGGTTGGTCGCTGGTGCGGCGTTGCTTTCCATCGTCCTGGCGACAGTCGGCGTGTACGGGCTGGTCGCCCACGTGATCGCACAGCAGCGTCGGGAATTCGCGATTCGTGTCGCCCTGGGCGCGACGAGAGGCGTGATCGCCGAGCAGGTGCTGTGGCAGGGGGGACGCCTCGTGTGCGTCGGCGTGATTGCCGGAGTTGTCGGCGCTGTCGCGGCGGGCAGGTTCGCGTCGAGTTACCTGTTCGGGATCACCAATCGGGACCCACTCACCTACGCGGCGGCGATTGTCGTCACGATTGCGGCTGCCATGCTCGCGGTGGCCGTGGTGGCACGACGGGCAGCGCTCGTCGATCCATCATGTGCGCTCCGGTCGTCGTGA
- a CDS encoding PAS domain S-box protein translates to MHASQSAHLDDHADGLGSHAFRETAMTYVAALIALGTAILARHVLSPWIGATLPFVTVLGAVAAAACLGGYRPAALVAVLGYALSAWLLVPDHAVPSNASEFGGWLGLAAYLLTCALIVGFVEMARRRHAADREARAVQRAALRNVEEAVVTANAHGWVTSMNPVAERLTGWREIDAIGQPIDVVVRLMDASTGTPIGSPAALGIDQDCVMVGLARRTVLVSRHGTERDVDESTVPLRDGQGFQTGIVMILTDTTESRREERERQAQLRELRRRASIVEASSDAIVVTGMDGTIVTWNTAATRLFGHADALGKHVSLIVPRQRVAEEAAILGGVLAGCRTEHYETECLRADGQRLIVSLSISPIRNERGQVTGAGLIARDVTRQRHAEQRDRALLAQAIAEKKSLAEDLQRLAEALSERDRYKNA, encoded by the coding sequence ATGCACGCATCGCAGTCAGCGCACCTCGACGACCATGCCGACGGTCTGGGGAGCCACGCCTTTCGTGAAACGGCGATGACCTACGTCGCCGCGTTGATCGCGCTGGGGACGGCCATCCTCGCCAGGCATGTCCTGAGTCCATGGATCGGTGCCACCCTCCCGTTTGTCACCGTGCTCGGTGCCGTGGCGGCAGCGGCGTGCCTGGGTGGATACCGTCCGGCCGCGCTCGTGGCGGTACTCGGGTACGCGTTGTCGGCCTGGCTCCTGGTGCCTGACCATGCCGTGCCGAGCAACGCGAGCGAGTTCGGTGGCTGGCTCGGACTCGCCGCGTACCTGCTGACGTGCGCTCTCATCGTCGGCTTCGTCGAGATGGCCCGCAGGAGGCACGCGGCCGATCGAGAGGCCCGCGCCGTGCAACGCGCGGCCCTGCGCAACGTCGAGGAGGCCGTGGTGACAGCCAACGCGCACGGGTGGGTGACATCGATGAATCCGGTCGCAGAACGGCTCACAGGTTGGCGTGAGATCGACGCGATCGGCCAGCCGATCGACGTCGTCGTCCGGCTGATGGACGCATCGACGGGAACGCCGATCGGCAGTCCAGCCGCCCTGGGCATCGATCAGGACTGCGTGATGGTTGGCCTTGCCCGGCGCACGGTCCTCGTCAGCCGCCATGGGACCGAACGCGACGTCGACGAGAGTACGGTGCCATTGCGCGACGGGCAGGGATTCCAGACCGGCATCGTCATGATCCTCACCGACACCACGGAGTCGCGACGCGAGGAACGCGAGCGCCAGGCCCAGCTTCGGGAACTCCGCCGCCGAGCGTCGATCGTGGAGGCATCCAGCGACGCCATCGTGGTGACCGGGATGGACGGCACCATCGTGACCTGGAATACCGCTGCGACGCGCCTCTTCGGCCATGCCGATGCGCTCGGCAAGCACGTCTCCCTCATCGTTCCACGGCAGCGCGTTGCCGAGGAAGCGGCGATCCTCGGCGGCGTCCTGGCAGGATGCCGGACCGAGCACTACGAGACCGAGTGCCTTCGCGCCGACGGCCAGCGCCTCATCGTCTCGCTTTCGATCTCGCCGATCCGGAACGAGCGCGGGCAGGTGACCGGCGCGGGCCTGATTGCCCGCGACGTCACCCGGCAACGTCATGCCGAGCAGCGTGATCGTGCTCTCCTCGCGCAAGCCATTGCCGAAAAGAAGAGCCTCGCGGAGGATTTACAACGGCTCGCGGAGGCTCTGTCCGAACGCGACCGATACAAGAACGCGTAG
- a CDS encoding tannase/feruloyl esterase family alpha/beta hydrolase, giving the protein MSRGRLLCVFALSLMSPVGAVTPAAAATSGADLAALTIPTVTIRSAAMIEAGPFTPPASQAALTLPAFCRVEATARPTSDSEINLEVWLPPAAAWNGKFQGVGNGGYQGSISYAAMATALRRGYATASTDTGHTGDDMKFGEGHPEKVIDYGYRAIHVMTETANLIVRNAMGRFADKSYFVGCSAGGHQAMSEVQRFPADYDGIVAGHPAHNRIRQPFGFVWSWMATHDTDGAPLLTRAKLQLVTRAVVDACDALDGLTDGLIDDPRRCQFDPARLTCQPGADEAMCLTVTQVEAIDKVYAGVKNPRTGEQIFTGWPRGSEAFGNSPNQGWGQYLIDPREPSRVGLFRYFLFADPRWDARTLDYDRDLAYAEQRLAHLHAVDRDLTPFKARGNKLIMYTGWMDPIVPPQDAAEYYESVARTMGGYDKTKSFFRLFTAPGMGHCSGGPGPNQFDALGALEQWVEKGIAPDTLVATHSTNGAIDRSRPLCPYPQVARYKGAGSIDQAANFACIAVSTAASKRAARPTGGSR; this is encoded by the coding sequence ATGAGTCGTGGTCGCCTGCTGTGCGTGTTCGCGCTGTCGCTGATGTCTCCAGTCGGTGCCGTGACGCCGGCTGCCGCGGCTACCTCGGGCGCTGATCTCGCGGCGCTGACGATCCCGACAGTCACGATCCGATCGGCAGCGATGATCGAGGCCGGGCCTTTCACTCCTCCCGCCTCACAGGCCGCACTCACGCTGCCCGCCTTCTGCCGCGTCGAGGCGACGGCCAGGCCGACGAGCGATTCCGAGATTAACCTCGAGGTCTGGCTACCGCCGGCGGCGGCGTGGAACGGCAAGTTCCAGGGCGTGGGCAACGGCGGCTACCAGGGATCCATCTCGTATGCCGCGATGGCGACCGCACTGCGCAGGGGCTACGCGACCGCCAGCACCGACACCGGCCACACGGGCGACGACATGAAGTTCGGCGAGGGCCACCCGGAGAAGGTGATCGATTACGGCTACCGCGCCATCCACGTGATGACGGAAACGGCAAACCTGATCGTCCGCAACGCGATGGGCCGGTTCGCTGACAAGTCGTACTTCGTCGGCTGTTCTGCCGGCGGGCACCAGGCGATGTCGGAAGTGCAGCGCTTCCCCGCCGACTACGACGGCATCGTCGCCGGCCATCCGGCACACAATCGCATCCGCCAGCCTTTCGGCTTCGTGTGGTCGTGGATGGCGACGCACGATACCGACGGCGCCCCGCTGCTCACGCGGGCAAAGCTGCAGTTGGTGACCAGGGCGGTTGTCGACGCGTGTGATGCACTCGACGGCCTGACCGACGGCCTCATCGATGACCCGCGCCGCTGCCAGTTCGATCCGGCAAGGCTCACCTGCCAGCCGGGCGCGGATGAAGCGATGTGCCTGACGGTGACGCAGGTCGAGGCGATCGACAAGGTGTATGCCGGCGTGAAGAATCCCCGTACCGGCGAGCAGATCTTCACGGGCTGGCCACGCGGCAGCGAGGCGTTCGGCAACAGCCCCAACCAGGGCTGGGGCCAGTACCTGATCGATCCGCGCGAGCCATCGCGCGTCGGGCTGTTCCGTTACTTCCTGTTTGCCGACCCGAGATGGGATGCGCGCACGCTCGATTACGACCGGGATCTCGCGTATGCGGAGCAGCGTCTCGCGCACCTGCACGCGGTCGACCGCGACCTCACCCCGTTCAAGGCACGCGGCAACAAGTTGATCATGTATACCGGCTGGATGGATCCGATCGTCCCGCCGCAGGACGCGGCGGAGTACTACGAGTCGGTCGCGCGGACGATGGGCGGGTACGACAAGACGAAGTCGTTCTTCCGCCTGTTCACCGCGCCGGGCATGGGCCACTGTTCCGGTGGGCCGGGGCCCAACCAGTTCGACGCCCTCGGCGCGCTCGAGCAGTGGGTGGAAAAGGGCATCGCGCCAGACACGTTGGTCGCGACGCACAGCACCAACGGCGCGATCGATCGATCACGCCCGCTGTGCCCGTACCCGCAGGTGGCGCGGTACAAAGGAGCCGGCAGCATCGACCAGGCCGCCAACTTCGCGTGCATCGCCGTCAGCACGGCTGCGTCGAAGAGGGCGGCCAGACCAACCGGCGGCTCGAGGTGA
- a CDS encoding hybrid sensor histidine kinase/response regulator gives MILMRAPIDSASASFRRAGRRVGAWLLLACLWPATPALGLDPARQLSQYVRESWDATDGLVQNTLQVVLQTRDGYIWLGTEAGLVRFDGVRFTTFDRHNTPALQHHNIRALAEGHDGTLWIGTQPGGLVRYKEGHFSAFGHGLGLPDTSVYTLHVDRTGALWVGTFGAGLARWAGTRFEVIDRARGLSHDHVRSIFEDRDGVIWVGTDGGGVSRIVHGRVAPGVAVPALAATVVWTIAQDRHGAMWFGTYASGLFRLDRGKLSHYDNADGLPSDNVWALHEDRDGNLWTGTSAGLARFLNGRFATFNQPDSSSRMPIRSLYEDRDGALWIGGYGVGLSRFTDGVFTPIGTEEGLSADRVFGLHEDRHGALWLGTDGGGLNRVDPDGQVRTFTRRDGLPSNSVWTMTSAPDGTLWVGTERGLTTRHGSRWTTYTERDGLSEARIWAMHWLHDGTLIVGTFAGLDRRVGARFEPFVPATAAFGSGVRWIHEDLRHDVWIAINRGGLARRRPDGTLRIFTTADGLPSNDVLSVHEDQDGTLWVGTRGGLVRIRDGAIAAITPAHGLPEDAVIGVLTDGRQRLWASSERGIFRVDIADLDAVARGTRARVTPVFYHRDDGVRSDEGTAGAQGVAVRGADGRLWFATLKGVALVDPSRLTGRARAPVLVIERVSLDGQNTAMRGPFPDGVVRVPAGSRAISIDYTTLAIAEAHHTGFEYRMVGVDDTWVSADSRRVAYYTWLPPRRLAFELRAVDPEGRRSEVPVTLALEVQPFFYETWWFRALLALLVGGAALLTVRARTASLHARQRELQRLVDERTRDLQLAKQKAEEASEAKGQFLANMSHEIRTPMNGIIGMTDLALETAIGDDTRQFLDVVRDSAQALLRVINDILDFSKIEAGKLEIAPTTLHLRECVDGVIRTLAFKAEHKRLAFSCSMAADVPPTIVADGDRLRQVLLNLLDNALKFTSQGYVRLDVSVQARDAHGVRLAFAVTDTGIGIPRAKQAAIFEAFTQADGSTSRLYGGTGLGLSISTRLVQMMGGEMTVESTPGVRTCFRFTACIGLPDESRVPAAVPNRIPERGDASMPLRVLLAEDHPVNQRIAMTALLRAGHRVTVAADGHAALAAVSSDAFDIILMDLQMPHMSGFEATAAIRARETRLNLPRVPIVAMTAHALASDAQRCLEGGMDGHIAKPVQVHTLARVVSDHAARAGFRPGHRKAG, from the coding sequence ATGATCCTCATGCGAGCGCCCATCGACAGCGCCAGCGCGTCCTTCAGACGTGCCGGACGGCGCGTCGGCGCGTGGCTGCTGCTTGCCTGCCTCTGGCCGGCGACGCCGGCGCTCGGCCTGGATCCGGCCCGGCAACTCTCGCAGTACGTGCGCGAGTCCTGGGACGCCACCGACGGCCTCGTCCAGAACACGCTGCAGGTCGTGCTGCAGACCCGCGACGGCTACATCTGGCTGGGCACCGAGGCCGGGCTCGTCCGTTTCGACGGCGTGCGCTTCACCACCTTCGACCGCCACAACACGCCGGCGCTGCAGCATCACAACATCCGCGCCCTGGCCGAGGGTCATGACGGCACGCTGTGGATCGGCACCCAACCCGGCGGGCTCGTCCGTTACAAGGAGGGGCACTTCAGCGCGTTCGGCCACGGGCTAGGCCTGCCCGACACGTCGGTGTACACGCTGCACGTCGATCGCACCGGTGCGCTGTGGGTCGGCACGTTCGGCGCCGGCCTCGCGCGCTGGGCGGGAACCCGCTTCGAGGTGATCGATCGCGCCCGCGGTCTTTCGCACGATCACGTCCGATCGATCTTCGAGGATCGCGACGGCGTCATCTGGGTGGGTACCGATGGTGGCGGCGTCTCGCGCATCGTCCACGGCCGCGTCGCGCCGGGCGTCGCCGTGCCCGCGCTCGCAGCGACCGTGGTCTGGACCATCGCGCAGGACCGTCATGGGGCGATGTGGTTCGGCACCTACGCCAGCGGCCTCTTTCGACTCGACCGCGGCAAGTTGTCGCATTACGACAACGCCGACGGCTTGCCGTCCGACAACGTCTGGGCGCTTCACGAGGATCGGGACGGCAACCTCTGGACCGGTACGAGCGCCGGCCTGGCGCGCTTTCTCAACGGCCGCTTCGCCACGTTCAATCAGCCCGACAGCAGCTCCCGCATGCCGATTCGGAGCCTGTACGAGGACCGTGACGGCGCGCTCTGGATCGGCGGGTACGGCGTCGGCCTCAGCCGCTTCACCGATGGTGTATTCACGCCGATCGGCACCGAGGAAGGTCTCTCGGCCGATCGCGTCTTCGGCCTTCACGAGGACCGCCACGGCGCCCTGTGGCTGGGCACCGATGGCGGTGGGCTGAATCGAGTCGACCCGGACGGCCAGGTGCGGACGTTCACGCGCCGCGACGGCCTGCCCAGCAACAGCGTGTGGACGATGACCAGCGCACCGGACGGCACGCTCTGGGTCGGCACCGAGCGTGGGCTGACCACGCGCCATGGATCGCGATGGACCACCTATACAGAGCGCGACGGATTGTCCGAGGCGCGCATCTGGGCGATGCACTGGCTGCACGACGGCACCCTGATCGTCGGCACGTTTGCCGGACTGGACCGCCGCGTCGGCGCTCGCTTCGAGCCATTCGTGCCCGCTACCGCTGCGTTCGGCAGCGGTGTCCGCTGGATCCACGAGGACCTGCGCCACGACGTCTGGATTGCGATCAACCGCGGCGGACTGGCGCGTCGCCGGCCCGACGGGACGCTGCGCATCTTCACGACCGCCGACGGCCTGCCCAGCAACGACGTGCTGTCGGTGCACGAGGATCAGGACGGTACGTTGTGGGTAGGTACGCGTGGCGGCCTCGTGCGGATCCGCGACGGCGCGATCGCCGCGATCACGCCGGCACACGGTCTTCCCGAGGATGCCGTCATCGGCGTGCTCACCGACGGACGGCAACGGCTGTGGGCATCGAGCGAGCGCGGCATCTTCCGCGTGGACATCGCCGACCTCGACGCCGTGGCGCGGGGCACCCGCGCACGCGTCACCCCCGTCTTCTACCACCGCGACGACGGTGTCCGTAGTGACGAGGGCACCGCAGGGGCGCAGGGCGTGGCAGTCCGGGGCGCTGACGGTCGCCTCTGGTTCGCGACGTTGAAGGGAGTCGCGCTCGTCGATCCCTCGCGTCTCACGGGAAGGGCCCGCGCGCCCGTACTGGTCATCGAGCGCGTGTCACTCGACGGCCAGAACACGGCCATGCGGGGGCCCTTCCCTGATGGTGTCGTGCGTGTGCCCGCCGGCTCGCGCGCGATCTCGATCGACTACACGACCCTGGCGATCGCGGAGGCGCATCACACCGGCTTCGAGTACCGGATGGTGGGTGTGGATGACACATGGGTCTCGGCCGACAGCCGCCGCGTCGCGTATTACACGTGGCTGCCACCGCGGCGACTCGCCTTCGAACTGCGTGCCGTCGATCCCGAAGGGCGGCGCAGCGAGGTGCCGGTGACGCTGGCTCTCGAGGTGCAGCCGTTCTTCTACGAGACCTGGTGGTTTCGCGCCCTCCTGGCGCTGCTCGTTGGCGGCGCGGCACTCCTGACGGTGCGGGCGCGGACGGCATCGCTCCATGCCCGTCAGCGCGAATTGCAGCGCCTGGTGGACGAGCGTACGAGGGACCTGCAGTTGGCCAAGCAGAAGGCGGAAGAAGCCAGCGAGGCCAAGGGCCAGTTCCTCGCCAACATGAGCCACGAGATCCGCACGCCGATGAACGGCATCATCGGCATGACCGACCTGGCGTTGGAGACCGCGATTGGTGACGACACGCGACAGTTCCTCGACGTGGTCCGTGATTCGGCCCAGGCCCTGCTCAGAGTGATCAACGACATCCTCGACTTCTCCAAGATCGAGGCCGGCAAGCTCGAGATCGCGCCGACGACGCTGCACCTGCGCGAGTGTGTGGACGGAGTGATTCGGACCCTCGCCTTCAAGGCAGAACACAAGCGCCTCGCGTTCAGCTGCTCGATGGCCGCGGACGTGCCGCCGACGATCGTCGCCGACGGCGATCGGCTCCGGCAGGTCCTGCTGAACCTGCTCGACAACGCCTTGAAGTTCACGAGCCAGGGGTACGTGCGACTCGATGTGTCTGTCCAGGCCCGCGACGCGCACGGCGTGCGTCTCGCGTTTGCCGTCACCGATACCGGAATCGGCATCCCCCGCGCCAAGCAGGCGGCCATCTTCGAGGCCTTCACGCAGGCCGATGGGTCTACCAGTCGCCTGTATGGCGGCACAGGCCTGGGCCTGTCGATTTCGACCCGGCTCGTGCAGATGATGGGGGGCGAGATGACGGTGGAGAGCACGCCGGGTGTACGGACGTGCTTCCGTTTCACCGCGTGTATCGGCCTTCCCGACGAGAGCCGAGTGCCGGCCGCGGTGCCGAATCGCATCCCGGAGCGCGGTGACGCGTCGATGCCCTTGCGCGTCCTGCTCGCCGAGGATCATCCCGTCAACCAGCGCATCGCCATGACGGCGCTGCTGCGGGCGGGACATCGCGTCACCGTCGCCGCCGACGGCCACGCGGCACTGGCAGCGGTCAGCAGCGACGCCTTCGACATCATCCTGATGGACCTGCAGATGCCGCACATGTCCGGATTCGAGGCGACGGCCGCCATCCGGGCGCGCGAGACGCGGCTGAACCTCCCGCGGGTGCCGATCGTCGCGATGACGGCGCACGCCCTGGCCAGCGATGCCCAGCGCTGCCTGGAGGGGGGCATGGACGGCCACATCGCCAAGCCGGTGCAGGTACACACGCTGGCCCGCGTCGTCAGCGACCACGCCGCACGGGCCGGCTTTCGACCGGGGCACCGCAAGGCAGGCTAG
- a CDS encoding PadR family transcriptional regulator yields MTRPNALVQGTLDLMILRVLTLEPMHGWAIAQRIRLMSDEQLQVGQSALYPALHRLEQQGWLKAEWAISDSNRRAKYYTLTARGRRALEAESEQWARLSAAVNLVMKPL; encoded by the coding sequence ATGACCAGACCGAACGCTCTCGTCCAGGGCACGCTGGACCTGATGATCCTGCGGGTGCTCACGCTGGAACCCATGCATGGGTGGGCGATTGCACAGCGCATACGCCTGATGTCCGACGAGCAGCTGCAGGTGGGCCAGAGCGCGTTGTACCCGGCCCTGCATCGTCTCGAGCAGCAAGGGTGGCTGAAGGCCGAGTGGGCGATCAGCGACAGCAATCGCCGCGCGAAGTACTACACGCTCACGGCGCGAGGACGCCGCGCGCTCGAGGCGGAGTCGGAACAGTGGGCACGGCTGTCCGCGGCCGTCAACCTCGTGATGAAGCCACTCTGA